The Helianthus annuus cultivar XRQ/B chromosome 16, HanXRQr2.0-SUNRISE, whole genome shotgun sequence genome includes a window with the following:
- the LOC110920315 gene encoding uncharacterized protein LOC110920315 produces MASPIHPAVTITNIKALIPITLDIENDHYTAWSELFKIHCISYDVYDHRQPKKSAETSSSSDKDQAKDKSPSSPSWERLDSIVLQWIYGTISTDLLHTILKPNTNAYAAWTALANIFQDNKATCTIDLNNKFANTRLEQFPSMTAYCQALKVIYDQLTNVGSPITEEQLVLQLLMGLTE; encoded by the coding sequence ATGGCATCTCCTATTCATCCCGCTGTCACTATCACCAACATCAAAGCTCTCATCCCTATAACCCTCGACATTGAAAACGACCATTATACTGCTTGGTCGGAATTATTCAAGATCCACTGCATCTCCTATGATGTTTATGACCATCGTCAGCCGAAGAAGTCTGCTGAAACGTCTTCTTCTTCCGACAAGGATCAAGCCAAAGACAAGTCTCCGTCTTCTCCGTCATGGGAACGCCTTGACTCCATTGTTTTACAATGGATTTATGGGACGATTTCCACCGACCTTCTTCATACCATCTTGAAACCTAATACTAATGCGTATGCTGCTTGGACGGCTTTGGCGAATATTTTTCAAGACAACAAAGCCACGTGTACCATCGACCTTAATAACAAGTTCGCCAACACTCGTCTTGAACAATTTCCTTCCATGACGGCCTACTGCCAAGCCCTCAAAGTAATATATGACCAACTCACTAATGTTGGTTCTCCTATCACTGAAGAACAGTTGGTCTTGCAACTTCTTATGGGGCTTACGGAATAG